In Actinomycetota bacterium, a single genomic region encodes these proteins:
- the gyrB gene encoding DNA topoisomerase (ATP-hydrolyzing) subunit B: protein MPTNSYSGKDIQVLEGLEAVRKRPGMYIGSTGAKGLHHLVYEVVDNSVDEALAGFCTNIDVTIHADNSVTVIDNGRGIPVDKHPKLKKPTLEVVLTVLHAGGKFGGDGYKVSGGLHGVGVSVVNALSEKIHVEVRREGKVFFQEYRYGKPQGDISVIGKTKASGTTITFWPDADIFESINFDYDTLVTRFRETAFLNKNLKITMTDERELEPRKEEFKYAGGIVDFVKYLNEAKDTLHSKVIYFDADSPEGYVEVAMQWNTGYSDSVLAFANNINTHEGGTHLDGFKNALTRTVNEYARRQNILKEKEDNLSGEDIREGLATIISVKLRDPQFEGQTKTKLGNPEIRAFVQSAVTKALSDYLEENPRPARIVVTKAAQAAKARAAARKARELTRRKGLLESSTLPGKLADCSIREAELTEIFFVEGDSAGGSAKQARDRSFQAILPLKGKILNVEKAGINRALGSEEIQAMITALGTSIAEEFDITQARYHKAIIMTDADVDGAHIRCLILTFFYRYMREMIEHGYIYIAQPPLFKISYGRKQEYAYTERQLQQALAKVPESTKVNIQRYKGLGEMNPEQLWETTMNPTNRTLLRVTLDDALAAEKAFVDLMGDNVEPRKDFIQRHAKDVRFLDI, encoded by the coding sequence GTGCCCACAAACTCATATTCCGGGAAAGACATTCAGGTATTGGAGGGCCTAGAGGCCGTCAGAAAACGGCCGGGGATGTACATTGGTTCGACTGGCGCGAAAGGGTTACACCACCTTGTTTATGAGGTCGTAGATAACTCAGTCGACGAAGCCCTTGCAGGGTTTTGCACAAATATCGATGTCACCATTCATGCTGATAATTCAGTTACGGTTATTGATAACGGCCGAGGTATTCCTGTTGATAAGCACCCAAAGTTAAAAAAACCCACGCTTGAAGTTGTTTTGACGGTATTGCACGCAGGAGGCAAATTCGGCGGGGATGGATATAAAGTTTCCGGAGGACTTCACGGTGTTGGAGTTTCGGTTGTTAACGCTCTTTCGGAAAAAATTCATGTTGAAGTTCGCCGCGAAGGGAAAGTTTTTTTCCAAGAGTACAGATATGGAAAGCCGCAAGGAGATATTTCGGTTATTGGCAAAACGAAAGCCTCAGGAACAACCATAACCTTTTGGCCTGACGCAGATATTTTTGAATCGATTAATTTTGACTACGACACACTGGTAACTAGATTCAGGGAAACAGCGTTCCTGAACAAGAACCTGAAGATTACGATGACCGATGAGCGTGAGCTTGAACCTAGGAAAGAGGAGTTCAAGTACGCCGGAGGAATTGTTGATTTCGTCAAATACCTGAACGAAGCGAAAGATACGCTGCATAGCAAGGTTATCTATTTCGATGCCGACAGCCCGGAGGGGTATGTCGAGGTCGCAATGCAGTGGAATACGGGCTACTCGGACTCAGTTCTCGCTTTTGCGAACAATATCAACACCCATGAGGGCGGAACGCATTTGGATGGCTTTAAAAATGCGCTGACTCGAACGGTAAACGAATATGCACGGCGGCAAAATATTCTGAAAGAGAAAGAGGACAATCTTTCAGGAGAGGACATCAGGGAGGGCCTGGCCACTATCATATCGGTAAAGCTTCGAGATCCTCAGTTTGAGGGACAAACCAAAACAAAGCTGGGAAATCCGGAGATACGAGCCTTTGTGCAGTCGGCAGTTACAAAGGCTCTTTCAGATTACTTGGAAGAGAACCCACGTCCCGCAAGAATAGTTGTTACAAAAGCCGCCCAAGCTGCAAAGGCGAGAGCGGCCGCCCGAAAGGCGCGTGAGCTGACCAGAAGGAAGGGGCTGCTGGAGTCATCGACTCTTCCTGGAAAACTTGCGGACTGCTCAATTCGAGAGGCAGAGCTCACAGAGATATTCTTTGTCGAGGGCGACTCCGCGGGGGGATCGGCGAAACAGGCGCGCGACAGGTCGTTTCAGGCGATTTTGCCGCTAAAGGGCAAGATCCTCAACGTAGAGAAGGCCGGGATTAACCGAGCGCTGGGATCAGAGGAGATACAGGCGATGATTACGGCGCTTGGAACCAGCATAGCCGAGGAGTTCGACATTACCCAGGCCAGGTACCACAAGGCAATAATCATGACCGACGCGGATGTCGACGGAGCTCACATCAGGTGCTTGATCCTGACGTTTTTCTATCGATATATGCGAGAGATGATCGAGCATGGCTATATCTACATAGCGCAACCGCCGCTGTTTAAGATCAGCTACGGGCGTAAGCAAGAATATGCATATACCGAGAGGCAGCTACAGCAGGCTTTAGCTAAAGTTCCAGAATCCACAAAAGTAAATATTCAGCGATACAAGGGTCTCGGAGAGATGAACCCCGAACAGCTATGGGAAACAACCATGAATCCAACAAACCGCACCTTGTTGCGCGTAACTCTGGATGATGCGCTTGCTGCAGAAAAAGCATTTGTAGACTTAATGGGAGATAATGTAGAGCCGCGTAAGGATTTTATCCAGCGACACGCAAAAGATGTGCGCTTCCTGGATATCTAA
- a CDS encoding DUF721 domain-containing protein: MQERDPVRIGSILSGVVSDLTGGKPAFNELRQIIDNWEHLTERKIAQQTKVKGLRNHELLIDVASSSWATELSTMSIVLIERINDMFGKRVVRNIRFTVNPESIAEEDSRKAR, encoded by the coding sequence ATGCAAGAGAGAGATCCAGTAAGAATCGGAAGTATTTTAAGCGGAGTTGTTTCTGATTTAACTGGAGGAAAACCAGCGTTTAATGAATTAAGGCAAATAATAGACAACTGGGAACACCTCACTGAACGAAAAATAGCTCAACAAACAAAAGTAAAGGGACTAAGAAACCATGAGCTATTGATTGATGTTGCCTCTTCCTCTTGGGCTACAGAATTATCGACCATGAGTATAGTTTTGATTGAAAGAATCAACGATATGTTTGGTAAGAGAGTTGTAAGAAATATTCGTTTTACTGTGAATCCAGAGAGCATTGCAGAGGAAGATAGTAGAAAAGCGCGATAA
- the dnaN gene encoding DNA polymerase III subunit beta — MKVTVSREELVSSLDYVAKGLSSRSTLPILAGLCIHAEKNGEIFISSTDLELSVKCSFAGLVEEGGTIVVPGRLFINIIKNLPNSAISLSLEGEGISISCGHALYSLKTMNADDFPSLPELKEGTLISLPAKTLSYAVSRVAKAISRDETRPVLTGILLSISGTQLTAVATDSYRLAIVETTIEDAGVTCDLIVPGKIIEEVIRLVGEEQVVNLTFTDSQILVEIENVIFLTRRIEGTFPNYKQLIPSSFQTKATLSKDEFIGAAKRVSLLAQHNTSLRLSVDEKSKQVSLTATTQDIGTANENISADVDGLTVEIAFNHTYLLDGAITAPGDTISIEIVSPLKPGVIKSVEDRGFTYLIMPVRLV, encoded by the coding sequence ATGAAGGTAACGGTTTCTCGTGAGGAATTAGTCTCTTCTTTGGACTACGTAGCTAAGGGTCTGTCTTCAAGGTCGACCCTTCCGATCTTAGCCGGCCTTTGTATACATGCTGAAAAAAATGGCGAGATTTTTATTTCGTCAACAGACTTAGAGTTATCGGTAAAGTGTTCTTTTGCCGGGTTGGTAGAAGAGGGGGGGACTATAGTTGTCCCCGGTAGATTATTTATCAACATCATTAAAAACTTACCAAACTCTGCAATTTCCCTTTCTTTAGAGGGAGAAGGCATATCTATATCCTGCGGGCATGCTCTTTATTCGCTAAAAACTATGAACGCCGATGATTTTCCAAGTCTTCCTGAGTTGAAAGAGGGAACCTTAATATCTCTACCAGCTAAAACTTTATCCTACGCTGTATCGAGAGTGGCTAAAGCTATTAGTAGAGATGAAACAAGGCCTGTTTTAACGGGAATTCTTCTATCAATATCAGGAACACAACTTACTGCGGTTGCAACAGATTCATATAGGTTGGCAATTGTGGAAACAACAATTGAAGATGCAGGGGTTACATGCGACTTAATTGTTCCCGGAAAAATAATAGAAGAAGTAATAAGGCTTGTGGGTGAAGAGCAGGTAGTTAATCTCACGTTTACAGATAGCCAAATATTAGTTGAGATAGAAAACGTTATATTTTTAACTAGGAGAATCGAAGGAACTTTTCCTAACTACAAGCAGCTCATCCCGTCTTCCTTTCAGACAAAAGCAACCCTTTCTAAAGATGAATTTATTGGCGCTGCAAAAAGAGTTTCTTTACTTGCTCAACACAACACATCCCTTCGTTTATCAGTTGATGAAAAAAGCAAACAGGTATCACTTACGGCGACAACACAAGATATTGGTACAGCAAACGAAAATATCTCAGCTGATGTAGATGGGCTTACAGTAGAGATCGCCTTTAACCACACATATTTACTTGACGGAGCCATAACCGCACCAGGCGATACTATTTCAATAGAGATAGTTAGTCCCCTCAAGCCCGGAGTTATAAAGTCGGTAGAGGACAGAGGTTTTACCTATCTGATCATGCCGGTTCGCCTAGTTTAG